The following are encoded together in the Bradymonas sediminis genome:
- a CDS encoding 4'-phosphopantetheinyl transferase family protein translates to MMSEQPTSWAAPARAGELRAGEVEVWRLELRQPRRLIDLLFEQLSGDEQARARRFRRPRDFDAYVVTRGVLRQLLSAYLGRAGVSVAAQAVGLGRGRHGKPQLLADPVVGADAALEFSVSHSGDFALLAFGRSGALGVDVERLNTGRDIDLIVAHHFAPAEAAALREQGARSEDARCRLFYRYWTRKEAYLKALGVGMTVDLRSFAVGLEPGALLAESARDDAAQWRFYELNPDGRHFGAICVYGGEGTTYLRTMTATVSNSASVQLDL, encoded by the coding sequence ATGATGTCTGAGCAGCCGACTTCATGGGCTGCTCCTGCGCGCGCCGGCGAGCTGCGCGCGGGCGAAGTCGAGGTCTGGCGCCTGGAGCTGCGCCAGCCTCGCCGCCTGATTGACCTTTTATTTGAACAACTTAGCGGGGATGAGCAGGCGCGGGCGCGGCGCTTTCGGCGCCCCCGCGACTTCGACGCCTATGTGGTGACGCGTGGCGTGTTGCGCCAATTGCTGAGCGCATATCTTGGGCGCGCAGGTGTCTCGGTGGCGGCGCAGGCGGTCGGGCTTGGGCGCGGTCGGCACGGAAAACCGCAGCTTTTGGCGGACCCGGTCGTCGGCGCAGACGCCGCCCTGGAGTTCAGCGTGTCGCACTCCGGCGACTTCGCGCTGCTCGCCTTTGGGCGAAGCGGGGCGCTCGGCGTGGACGTCGAGCGCTTGAACACAGGTCGAGATATCGACCTGATCGTGGCGCATCATTTTGCCCCGGCCGAGGCGGCGGCTTTGAGAGAGCAGGGCGCGCGCTCAGAGGATGCGCGCTGCCGGCTTTTTTATCGCTATTGGACGCGAAAAGAAGCCTATCTAAAGGCGTTGGGCGTGGGGATGACGGTGGACTTGCGCTCCTTCGCGGTCGGGCTTGAGCCGGGCGCACTGCTTGCCGAAAGTGCGCGCGACGACGCGGCGCAGTGGCGCTTCTATGAGCTAAATCCCGACGGGCGACACTTCGGGGCGATTTGTGTCTACGGCGGCGAGGGGACGACTTATTTGCGCACGATGACCGCCACGGTCTCGAACTCGGCGTCGGTCCAGCTCGACTTATAA
- a CDS encoding tetratricopeptide repeat protein, with product MSEQDAGQTMSLEQAVEAIEALIDEGELEEASAKVEAGIAQFGEKAALLVLKADLALDSEDYEACIEVADAAIAKLEAGGDEPDAEQLAHALACKGYALFYSDQIHEARQTFNASVAADGGSWTAILGRASVHDYLNYITAAMTDLERAIEMDDEDGQPYAIRGMIHLRFGRLEDAEKDLRVALDADADDEESRLNLARIQALKDDSAGARETLEHLINEGEDAEYVAPGALLRSQLALGLGSAEAAAQDAQRAIDLYPELPWGYLALAAARITGGQAGDAISTLKEVEDLVGNPLDFPDIFALRAAAYDQLGKEDKAKEEQDKAEGAARLPEFVYGPNLNPSQNVPLNPNKPIDIRGIMRQIFGDPDSAPAGYEDAIRKVIAQIPQYIEQHQNVGRIEVELPPIPGREKGPGNLVIQLNRNQQPAN from the coding sequence ATGTCAGAGCAAGATGCAGGTCAGACGATGAGCCTTGAGCAAGCCGTAGAGGCCATCGAGGCGTTGATTGACGAGGGCGAGCTCGAGGAGGCTTCGGCGAAGGTAGAGGCCGGGATCGCTCAATTTGGCGAGAAGGCTGCGTTGTTGGTGTTGAAGGCCGATCTCGCGCTGGACTCCGAGGATTATGAGGCATGCATCGAGGTCGCCGACGCGGCGATCGCCAAGCTCGAAGCGGGCGGCGATGAGCCCGACGCCGAGCAGCTCGCCCACGCGCTGGCCTGCAAGGGTTACGCGCTCTTCTATAGCGACCAGATCCACGAAGCCCGCCAGACCTTCAACGCCTCGGTGGCCGCGGACGGTGGAAGCTGGACCGCGATCCTTGGCCGCGCGAGCGTGCACGATTATCTCAACTATATCACCGCCGCGATGACCGACCTTGAGCGCGCGATCGAGATGGACGACGAAGACGGCCAGCCCTACGCGATTCGTGGGATGATTCATCTTCGCTTCGGCCGCCTCGAAGACGCCGAGAAAGACCTGCGGGTTGCCCTCGACGCCGACGCCGATGACGAAGAGTCGCGCCTAAACCTGGCCCGCATTCAGGCGCTCAAAGATGACTCGGCCGGCGCCCGCGAGACCCTTGAGCACTTGATCAACGAGGGCGAAGACGCCGAGTATGTCGCCCCGGGCGCGCTGCTTCGCAGCCAGCTCGCGCTTGGACTTGGCAGCGCCGAGGCGGCCGCTCAGGATGCGCAGCGCGCCATCGACCTCTATCCCGAGCTTCCCTGGGGTTATCTGGCGTTGGCCGCTGCCCGCATCACGGGCGGCCAGGCTGGCGACGCCATCTCGACGCTCAAAGAGGTTGAGGACCTGGTCGGCAACCCGCTGGACTTCCCCGATATCTTCGCCCTTCGCGCCGCCGCTTATGACCAGCTCGGCAAAGAAGACAAGGCCAAGGAAGAGCAGGATAAAGCCGAGGGCGCCGCGCGTCTGCCGGAGTTCGTCTACGGCCCGAACCTCAACCCCTCGCAAAACGTCCCGTTGAACCCGAATAAGCCGATCGATATTCGCGGCATTATGCGCCAGATCTTCGGCGACCCCGACAGCGCACCGGCCGGTTACGAGGACGCGATTCGCAAGGTGATCGCCCAGATCCCGCAATATATCGAGCAGCATCAGAATGTCGGGCGCATCGAGGTCGAATTGCCGCCGATCCCGGGGCGCGAGAAAGGGCCGGGTAACCTGGTGATTCAGCTTAATCGCAACCAGCAGCCCGCGAATTAA
- a CDS encoding GNAT family N-acetyltransferase: protein MLRLDTQQFKETIDAFDAQVAQTPDIDRFCSASCWILPAFETLSSEHQLWAWKATQTDGYVALCKGSHPRVGRYLQPLEASWGLASPIVGKNVAAVTDEFIAQAREISHSWDILFLTGISETSPQFEALVRGFQVDHFMGIGPSMGRQFASIEDGLEGYLSRRSSKFRANIRREMRRANQMGVQFEYLNNFKDAQECLEVFERIIRIEHRSWKGREGAGITHGRMYEFYRSMLPRLAEKGALRVLFGTVDGVDIAYGFGGIFQNTYRGLQMSFDQDYHDISPGNLAQIEMIQCLARDGVEIYDMGQSMDYKSSWTDAEFETVAVIVRK from the coding sequence ATGCTCCGACTCGACACACAGCAATTCAAAGAGACCATCGACGCCTTCGACGCGCAGGTCGCCCAGACGCCGGATATCGACCGCTTTTGCTCGGCCTCCTGCTGGATACTGCCGGCCTTTGAGACGCTGAGCAGCGAGCACCAGTTGTGGGCATGGAAGGCGACCCAGACCGACGGCTATGTCGCGCTGTGCAAGGGCTCACACCCGCGGGTCGGGCGCTATCTGCAGCCGCTTGAGGCGTCGTGGGGCCTGGCGAGCCCCATCGTCGGAAAGAATGTGGCCGCGGTCACCGACGAGTTCATCGCCCAGGCCCGCGAGATCTCGCACTCCTGGGACATCCTCTTCTTGACCGGCATCAGCGAAACCTCTCCGCAATTCGAAGCGTTGGTCCGCGGGTTCCAGGTCGACCACTTTATGGGAATTGGCCCGTCGATGGGCCGCCAATTTGCGAGCATCGAGGACGGGCTGGAGGGCTATTTGTCACGGCGCTCGTCGAAGTTTCGCGCCAATATCCGCCGCGAGATGCGCCGCGCCAACCAGATGGGCGTCCAATTCGAATACCTGAATAATTTCAAGGATGCCCAGGAGTGCCTGGAGGTCTTCGAGCGCATCATCCGCATCGAGCACCGCAGCTGGAAGGGGCGCGAGGGGGCGGGGATTACCCACGGGCGCATGTACGAATTCTACCGCAGCATGCTGCCGCGATTGGCCGAAAAAGGAGCGCTGCGCGTGCTCTTTGGGACCGTCGACGGGGTCGACATCGCCTACGGATTCGGCGGCATCTTCCAAAACACCTACCGCGGCCTGCAGATGAGCTTCGACCAGGACTACCACGACATCTCGCCGGGCAACCTCGCCCAGATCGAGATGATTCAATGCCTCGCCCGCGACGGCGTCGAGATCTACGATATGGGCCAATCGATGGATTATAAGTCGAGCTGGACCGACGCCGAGTTCGAGACCGTGGCGGTCATCGTGCGCAAATAA